One Gelria sp. Kuro-4 DNA segment encodes these proteins:
- a CDS encoding Ldh family oxidoreductase, protein MAHVTGEQLKSFAVKVFESLGIPATDAETTAEILVQADLRGIDSHGVARLPIYVKRLKLGLINKRPDIKVVRDRPGAAVVDGDNGLGQVVGHRAMTLCLEKARQHGVAVVGVKNSNHFGIGAYYAMMALKEDMIGMVGTNTSPLMAPFGGKQPLLGTNPLAIAIPAGSQRPVVLDMATSLVPRGKIEIAARKGEKIPVGWAIDKDGRPTQEPEEALKGTLLPMGGPKGYGLALVLDILCGVLSGAAFGAHTGSLFGDLDRPQNIGHFMLALDVNSFRPLSEFKNTMDSLILSIKNSEPAEGFKELFLPGEIEYTKTEERAQKGIDLNPVVAQNLLNLARDLGLVGGEATVDTLFA, encoded by the coding sequence GTGGCGCATGTCACGGGCGAACAGCTTAAGAGCTTTGCGGTGAAGGTGTTTGAGAGCCTTGGGATTCCGGCCACAGATGCTGAGACGACGGCAGAAATCCTGGTGCAGGCCGATCTGAGGGGCATCGATTCCCACGGCGTGGCCCGGCTGCCGATTTACGTTAAGCGGCTCAAACTCGGCCTCATCAACAAGCGGCCTGACATCAAGGTGGTGCGGGACCGTCCCGGCGCGGCCGTCGTGGACGGTGACAACGGCCTGGGCCAGGTGGTGGGCCATAGGGCCATGACGCTCTGCCTGGAAAAGGCCCGGCAGCACGGCGTGGCTGTGGTCGGGGTGAAAAACTCCAACCACTTCGGCATCGGCGCGTACTATGCCATGATGGCCCTCAAAGAGGACATGATCGGCATGGTAGGCACCAACACTTCACCGCTCATGGCACCTTTCGGCGGTAAGCAGCCGCTCCTCGGCACCAACCCCCTGGCCATTGCCATCCCGGCCGGCAGCCAGCGTCCGGTGGTTCTGGACATGGCCACCAGCTTGGTACCGCGCGGTAAAATTGAGATCGCCGCCCGCAAAGGCGAAAAGATTCCCGTGGGCTGGGCCATCGACAAGGACGGCCGGCCCACCCAGGAACCGGAAGAGGCTCTCAAGGGCACCCTGCTTCCCATGGGCGGGCCCAAGGGCTACGGCCTGGCGCTGGTGCTGGACATCCTCTGCGGGGTGCTCAGCGGGGCGGCCTTCGGGGCTCATACCGGATCCCTGTTCGGCGATCTGGATCGGCCTCAGAACATCGGGCACTTCATGCTCGCCCTGGACGTCAACAGCTTCCGGCCCCTCAGCGAGTTCAAGAATACCATGGACAGCCTTATCCTGAGCATCAAGAACTCGGAGCCGGCGGAAGGCTTTAAAGAGCTCTTCCTCCCGGGCGAGATCGAGTACACCAAGACAGAGGAGCGGGCCCAAAAGGGTATCGACCTGAACCCTGTGGTGGCCCAGAACCTCCTCAACCTGGCGCGCGACCTGGGCCTCGTCGGCGGTGAAGCCACCGTGGACACCCTTTTCGCCTAA
- a CDS encoding FCD domain-containing protein, translated as MKPPWTPFSPKPPGLRSAGPSSGRAYEEDLAELAETLEGQGQAIKDRDYAGYLQLDCDFHRRVAVATGNELLADIITNLNTQVQRFLILARNLPEKAPKGFHYLADCVRLMRLSPVLLLKASSMSRVERPRAYRTY; from the coding sequence GTGAAGCCACCGTGGACACCCTTTTCGCCTAAGCCTCCCGGACTTCGATCTGCCGGACCTTCTTCCGGGCGCGCCTACGAAGAAGACCTGGCCGAGCTGGCGGAGACACTGGAAGGCCAGGGACAGGCCATTAAAGACAGGGATTATGCCGGCTATTTGCAGCTCGATTGCGACTTCCACCGCCGGGTGGCCGTGGCTACGGGAAATGAGCTCCTGGCCGACATCATAACCAACCTGAACACACAGGTGCAGCGGTTTCTGATCCTTGCCCGCAACCTACCCGAAAAGGCGCCAAAAGGATTCCATTACCTGGCTGACTGCGTTCGGCTAATGAGGTTGTCACCGGTGCTGCTCTTAAAGGCCTCTTCAATGTCTCGCGTGGAAAGGCCGCGCGCGTACAGAACTTATTGA
- a CDS encoding GntR family transcriptional regulator, producing the protein MAVLPRLKNNADTLAEQAYAILKKAIVNNKFKPREILSEEKLAADLGISRTPIRAALSRLAMEKLVSNIPGRGSMVADISLQDVEDLFVVREALEGVSAKLATKNITAQEMVQMKHFLQQQRDSLANADYLPFLEADMLFHAELARISKNRELYEIILSLQDRILRFEILSNTIQSRAAKALREHKDILDALEQGDPALVEQKIIAHIRSVLQSIREAEAKKLS; encoded by the coding sequence TTGGCTGTTTTACCTAGGTTGAAAAACAACGCAGATACTCTGGCGGAGCAAGCTTACGCTATCTTAAAAAAAGCTATTGTAAACAATAAGTTTAAACCACGTGAAATCCTCTCTGAGGAAAAGCTTGCTGCTGATCTTGGTATTAGCCGCACTCCAATTAGAGCAGCCTTGTCGCGCCTGGCAATGGAAAAACTCGTTTCTAATATACCTGGGCGGGGGTCTATGGTGGCAGATATTTCGTTACAGGATGTGGAAGACCTCTTTGTAGTACGTGAGGCTCTAGAAGGTGTCTCTGCAAAGTTGGCTACCAAAAACATTACAGCACAAGAAATGGTACAAATGAAGCATTTTCTACAGCAACAACGAGATTCTTTGGCTAACGCAGACTATCTTCCATTTCTTGAAGCAGATATGCTGTTTCATGCTGAACTGGCCCGTATATCAAAGAACCGAGAGTTATATGAGATCATCCTGAGCCTTCAAGATCGCATCTTACGTTTTGAGATACTATCTAATACTATCCAAAGTAGAGCGGCAAAGGCACTGCGAGAACACAAGGATATCTTGGATGCTTTAGAGCAAGGAGATCCAGCGCTTGTTGAGCAGAAGATTATTGCCCACATACGGAGTGTTTTGCAAAGTATTAGAGAAGCTGAGGCTAAAAAACTTTCGTAG
- a CDS encoding YjiH family protein has product MNDVEVTRPSVAHGNQNTVLWKFLLTSGLGLFFFLCPVYWHGNWNIPIGVMSESLAKLLKPSLPTVATIAMWITAICTTLGTTFKVKQITENAFLKDLFQVSSFWFIIRWLGAIFATMTLLQVGPEAIISDDTGGLMLFSLLGMLIVWFFVASYLMPLLTEFGIMDFVGVLIRGFIKPLFTLPGRSALDLLTSWVGNCNVGVQITRWQYVTGYYTAREAAVIATCFSAVSLPFCLVIANTAGIANVFPQFYLATAVAGVVAAIVVPRMPPLSRIPDDYYGPVGKRINEQIPIGISRTRWGLEQALKRAEQKSIYQAIVIEGSKVFIGIVFGLVAQSMALGTLGTMVVTYTPVVGYLSTPMVWLLQLFQVPEAAAAAPGTIIGFADQFIPAVVASTLVSPIAKFVIAGLSVVQIIYMTEVGSFILMCEIPVNFSHLVLVFLERTLVCIPVLALAAHLVF; this is encoded by the coding sequence GTGAATGATGTCGAGGTGACAAGACCGTCTGTAGCGCATGGTAATCAAAATACGGTGTTGTGGAAGTTTTTGTTGACGTCTGGACTTGGCCTGTTTTTCTTCCTATGCCCAGTATACTGGCATGGCAATTGGAACATCCCAATTGGTGTTATGTCTGAAAGCTTGGCAAAGCTGCTTAAACCATCATTACCTACCGTAGCTACTATTGCCATGTGGATTACCGCTATTTGCACTACTCTAGGAACTACGTTTAAGGTAAAACAAATTACAGAAAATGCGTTTCTTAAAGACCTGTTTCAGGTATCTTCGTTTTGGTTCATTATTCGGTGGTTAGGAGCCATTTTCGCTACCATGACACTATTGCAGGTAGGGCCGGAGGCAATCATCTCCGATGATACCGGTGGTCTAATGCTTTTCAGCTTGCTTGGTATGTTAATTGTCTGGTTCTTTGTAGCTTCTTATCTGATGCCACTTCTTACGGAATTTGGAATCATGGATTTCGTCGGCGTGCTGATTCGTGGCTTCATTAAACCTTTGTTTACTTTGCCAGGGCGTTCCGCACTTGATCTCTTAACTTCTTGGGTCGGTAATTGTAATGTAGGCGTCCAAATCACCCGTTGGCAATATGTAACCGGCTATTACACCGCGCGTGAAGCAGCCGTTATTGCAACATGTTTTTCAGCTGTTTCGCTTCCTTTCTGTCTAGTGATAGCTAATACTGCTGGTATTGCAAATGTTTTTCCTCAGTTTTATTTAGCGACTGCAGTGGCTGGGGTTGTGGCGGCGATTGTCGTGCCACGCATGCCCCCTCTTTCTCGAATCCCTGATGACTACTATGGTCCGGTAGGGAAGAGAATCAACGAACAAATTCCTATCGGAATAAGTCGGACGCGATGGGGTTTAGAACAAGCCCTTAAACGTGCAGAACAAAAAAGCATTTATCAAGCAATCGTGATCGAGGGTAGCAAAGTGTTTATTGGTATTGTGTTTGGTCTTGTGGCTCAGTCTATGGCGCTCGGTACCCTCGGTACAATGGTAGTAACCTATACTCCTGTTGTTGGATATTTGTCTACCCCGATGGTTTGGCTCTTGCAGCTTTTCCAGGTACCGGAAGCCGCTGCGGCTGCTCCTGGAACTATCATTGGTTTTGCTGATCAGTTCATCCCGGCGGTAGTTGCCAGTACACTCGTAAGCCCAATTGCTAAATTCGTGATAGCTGGTCTGTCTGTGGTTCAGATTATCTACATGACCGAGGTAGGTAGTTTTATATTAATGTGTGAGATTCCAGTAAACTTTTCCCATCTTGTTCTTGTCTTTCTAGAAAGAACGTTAGTTTGCATTCCAGTCCTTGCACTGGCGGCACATCTGGTCTTCTAA
- the argF gene encoding ornithine carbamoyltransferase, whose amino-acid sequence MKNNFKGRDFLSLMDFTREEVYELLDLAVELKRRHAIGDDPKPLQGRTIAMIFEKNSTRTRLSFQAGIAQLGGQSFYMRPDEMQLNRGEPIKDTARVIDRYCDALVIRTFGKERVEEFAHYMKNPVINALTDQEHPCQILADLMTIREKKGRLEGLKLTFAADLFNMAHSLLIACPLMGIDIAIAHPEGLKADPKIVEFAEETARKNGTKVVLTTDMSEALRDADVIYANTYHSMGTTEEERKQREAIFFPYRIDEEKVKVAKDDFIFLHCLPAYREEEMTESILEGPHSVVWDEAENRMHTEKAVLAAVVY is encoded by the coding sequence ATGAAGAACAATTTTAAAGGCCGTGATTTCCTGAGCTTGATGGATTTTACACGGGAAGAAGTCTATGAGCTTTTGGATTTGGCAGTTGAGTTAAAACGACGACATGCAATTGGAGACGACCCCAAACCTTTACAAGGCCGGACCATAGCCATGATTTTTGAAAAAAACTCCACACGTACTCGCCTTTCTTTTCAGGCGGGAATTGCTCAACTGGGTGGTCAAAGCTTCTACATGCGGCCCGATGAAATGCAACTTAACCGCGGGGAGCCTATTAAAGATACCGCAAGGGTCATCGACCGCTATTGTGACGCTTTGGTCATCCGTACCTTCGGCAAAGAGCGGGTGGAAGAATTCGCACACTATATGAAAAACCCTGTAATAAATGCCCTTACTGACCAAGAGCATCCTTGCCAGATATTGGCTGACCTAATGACCATCAGGGAGAAAAAGGGACGTCTCGAAGGGCTTAAATTGACCTTTGCTGCTGATCTTTTTAACATGGCCCACTCCCTGCTTATCGCTTGCCCGCTGATGGGCATAGACATTGCTATTGCCCATCCTGAAGGGCTTAAAGCGGATCCGAAAATAGTTGAGTTTGCCGAAGAAACAGCGCGGAAGAACGGTACAAAAGTAGTTCTTACAACCGACATGAGTGAGGCTTTGCGCGATGCAGATGTCATTTACGCCAATACCTACCATAGCATGGGCACAACCGAAGAAGAACGAAAGCAACGGGAAGCCATCTTCTTTCCATATCGCATTGACGAGGAGAAGGTAAAGGTAGCCAAAGACGATTTTATATTCCTGCATTGCTTACCCGCCTATCGAGAAGAAGAAATGACCGAATCGATTCTTGAAGGACCGCATTCTGTGGTCTGGGATGAAGCCGAAAACCGTATGCATACCGAAAAAGCCGTCTTAGCAGCAGTGGTCTATTAG
- the arcC gene encoding carbamate kinase: MKHRIVVALGGNAILRKGERGTLEEQLANIQSSCRGLADLIAFGYELVITHGNGPQVGNILLQNEIAAHTVPPMSLAVCGAESQGFLGYLLQQSLKNELRWRGIDRDVVTVVTETVVNTEDQAFAAPSKPVGPFYSTYEAERLREERGWTLKEDCGRGWRRVVASPKPIDIVEKNAIKVLLSSGSVVICCGGGGVPVVQKKDGSLEGMDAVVDKDLAASRLAEAVGAERLMILTDVSAVMLNYGTPKAKELHYVRSRDLRQYIKEKQFAEGSMLPKVKAAVQFVERCGGEAIIAALSEASIALEGKCGTHVVA; encoded by the coding sequence TTGAAACATCGAATCGTAGTTGCTCTGGGTGGTAACGCGATCTTGCGTAAAGGAGAACGGGGTACTCTTGAAGAGCAATTAGCAAATATCCAATCTAGCTGTCGGGGATTAGCAGATCTCATAGCATTTGGTTACGAACTGGTAATTACCCATGGTAATGGACCCCAAGTAGGCAATATCCTTCTACAAAATGAAATTGCGGCACATACAGTACCACCTATGTCACTAGCAGTATGCGGAGCGGAAAGTCAGGGCTTTTTAGGGTACCTGTTACAACAGTCATTAAAAAACGAATTGCGGTGGCGCGGTATCGACCGAGATGTTGTAACAGTGGTAACAGAAACAGTGGTGAATACCGAAGATCAAGCTTTTGCTGCACCAAGTAAACCGGTTGGGCCTTTTTACAGCACGTACGAGGCCGAACGTTTGCGAGAAGAACGAGGTTGGACTCTCAAGGAAGACTGTGGCAGGGGATGGCGACGGGTAGTCGCCTCCCCGAAACCGATTGACATAGTAGAAAAGAACGCTATTAAGGTGCTTCTTTCATCCGGAAGCGTGGTAATTTGCTGCGGTGGTGGCGGTGTGCCAGTGGTACAAAAAAAAGATGGTTCGCTAGAGGGTATGGATGCGGTAGTCGACAAGGACTTGGCTGCTTCGAGGTTAGCTGAAGCTGTTGGCGCTGAACGCTTAATGATTTTAACTGACGTGTCCGCCGTGATGTTGAATTATGGTACACCAAAAGCCAAGGAACTCCATTATGTCAGGTCGAGGGACCTGCGGCAATACATTAAAGAAAAGCAATTTGCCGAGGGAAGCATGCTCCCTAAAGTAAAAGCTGCAGTCCAATTTGTTGAGAGGTGCGGTGGCGAAGCAATAATAGCGGCGCTATCAGAAGCCAGTATTGCCTTGGAAGGAAAGTGTGGTACGCATGTGGTCGCATAA
- a CDS encoding dimethylarginine dimethylaminohydrolase family protein, producing the protein MPFVNSEYGPLKRVLLCRPEYLDITVPINVIAANNKEKGVNVGQACREHDEFVRAFQEYGVEVLLAPTSKRYPYEVNTRDLGVTTPKGIIFGRYLRELHWGEHRLAEQALHEKRIPILTQLPFGTFEGGDFMYVDKDFAGIGIGCRTNMIGVHWLQALLADTGITLMPVDFDKDYLHLDMICNIIAPQVCVICTEAVSPEFYKELKKRNFTFINVSPSEVFDHACNLLSIGNNTIFSHPKARKVNERLRALGLNVLELPLMECLKSGGGPRCMSFPIERDET; encoded by the coding sequence ATGCCGTTTGTTAATAGTGAATATGGTCCACTTAAGAGGGTTTTGCTTTGCCGACCAGAGTATCTAGATATTACTGTTCCCATCAACGTTATCGCAGCGAATAACAAAGAGAAAGGGGTAAACGTAGGACAAGCATGCCGCGAGCATGACGAATTCGTTCGAGCTTTTCAAGAATACGGGGTAGAAGTACTATTGGCCCCCACTAGTAAACGCTATCCGTATGAAGTCAACACCCGGGACCTAGGGGTCACTACGCCCAAGGGTATCATTTTTGGCCGATATCTGCGTGAATTGCATTGGGGTGAGCACCGATTAGCAGAGCAAGCCTTACATGAAAAGAGAATTCCCATCTTGACACAATTGCCCTTTGGCACTTTTGAAGGTGGTGACTTCATGTATGTCGACAAAGACTTTGCCGGCATTGGTATTGGCTGCCGGACCAACATGATCGGTGTGCACTGGCTACAGGCGTTGCTGGCAGATACCGGAATTACATTAATGCCAGTGGACTTCGACAAAGATTACCTCCATCTAGATATGATTTGTAATATCATTGCTCCTCAAGTTTGTGTTATCTGCACCGAAGCTGTATCTCCTGAGTTTTATAAAGAGCTTAAGAAACGCAACTTTACGTTTATCAATGTTTCGCCTTCAGAAGTATTTGACCATGCGTGTAACCTGTTAAGCATTGGCAACAACACTATCTTTTCTCATCCAAAAGCGCGAAAGGTCAATGAGCGATTGCGGGCTTTGGGGTTAAACGTTCTAGAACTGCCGCTTATGGAATGCCTAAAAAGCGGTGGTGGACCACGGTGCATGAGCTTCCCCATCGAGCGAGATGAAACTTAA
- the larA gene encoding nickel-dependent lactate racemase, whose translation MTADLEMYFPALQQSVIIPQHQIQWIIRPQKYCHVRDSQALVRAALAAPNPYGLELTNVVRRKEVERRRTVIVIDDVTRPTPVRLILPELLSQLSSAGVSLDDIILLVATGSHAPVAEPQLVGRIGADVFAAVNVVQHKSRETKDLVKVGSIGDGMPLVLNQYYMEADIKIALGNVVPHVNVGWGGGCKAIVPGISGQETIDHLHFTAAKHVPRFLGQLDNPIRREVEEAALTTSLDYIVNTVVDFSGNLVSVHAGHPLAAHKQAVEVARTLMCPQVKGTCDIVVVDAYPMDQDFWQASKALTTATRLVKPGGKIVLLARCPEGIGTGHDDLMQIARYTPAEMDMLVEKGDIMPTAEVAVAREVAQDREKAEILICSRGLTREMVKSLGLSKISSLSAALSSSAFSRSTIGIMFRGGEIAPVVVE comes from the coding sequence ATGACTGCTGACCTGGAGATGTATTTTCCGGCGCTGCAACAATCTGTTATTATTCCCCAACATCAGATTCAATGGATAATAAGGCCCCAAAAGTACTGTCACGTTCGTGACTCCCAGGCTTTAGTAAGGGCAGCCTTGGCTGCGCCGAACCCATACGGTCTGGAGCTAACGAACGTGGTACGACGAAAAGAGGTCGAGCGGCGTCGTACAGTGATCGTCATTGACGATGTTACCAGACCTACGCCGGTCAGGTTGATCCTGCCGGAATTGCTTTCCCAACTGTCTAGTGCCGGAGTTTCATTGGACGACATAATCCTGTTAGTGGCCACCGGGTCGCATGCCCCTGTGGCCGAACCTCAGCTTGTTGGGAGGATAGGTGCTGATGTATTTGCAGCCGTAAATGTAGTTCAACACAAATCGCGGGAAACTAAGGATTTGGTCAAAGTAGGGTCGATTGGAGATGGGATGCCCCTTGTATTGAATCAGTACTACATGGAGGCAGATATTAAAATAGCGCTAGGAAATGTAGTCCCTCACGTTAACGTTGGTTGGGGCGGCGGCTGCAAAGCAATAGTTCCTGGTATCAGTGGTCAGGAGACTATTGACCACCTGCATTTCACTGCGGCTAAACATGTTCCACGGTTTTTGGGCCAGCTGGATAACCCGATCCGACGGGAAGTGGAAGAAGCCGCCTTGACTACAAGCCTCGATTATATCGTCAACACGGTGGTAGATTTCTCGGGTAATTTGGTTTCGGTGCACGCAGGTCATCCCTTGGCGGCTCATAAACAAGCCGTGGAAGTGGCACGAACATTAATGTGCCCTCAAGTCAAGGGAACGTGTGATATTGTAGTAGTCGATGCGTATCCGATGGATCAGGACTTTTGGCAAGCGTCGAAAGCGCTCACCACAGCCACGCGCTTAGTAAAGCCAGGAGGGAAAATTGTATTGCTAGCCCGGTGCCCTGAAGGAATCGGGACTGGACACGACGATTTAATGCAAATTGCACGATACACTCCGGCCGAAATGGACATGTTGGTTGAAAAAGGAGATATCATGCCAACGGCTGAAGTGGCTGTAGCGCGCGAAGTCGCTCAAGACCGGGAGAAGGCGGAGATCCTTATTTGTTCTCGGGGTCTAACGCGGGAAATGGTGAAAAGCCTAGGGTTAAGCAAAATAAGTAGTTTGTCTGCCGCGTTATCGTCATCGGCTTTCAGCCGATCGACTATAGGAATAATGTTCCGTGGCGGTGAGATTGCCCCTGTTGTGGTAGAGTAG